Proteins encoded together in one Salmo salar chromosome ssa08, Ssal_v3.1, whole genome shotgun sequence window:
- the LOC106610496 gene encoding calcium-binding protein 2 isoform X2, whose product MGNKRSKMRKGVLPLVGSGAPLAAAAMLGGVGALEEEEKEEDERRRVFAVVQNCTVIHNIVGPACIFLREAFIQSQLDRDLRPEEIEELKEAFGEFDKDKDGYISCKELGECMRTMGYMPTEMELIELSQNICGGRVDFEDFVELMGPKMLAETADMIGVKELRDAFKEFDSNGDGQISLAELKEAMKKLVGEQLNQPEIDEILRDVDLNGDGLLDFEEFVRMMSR is encoded by the exons ATGGGAAATAAGAGAAGCAAAATGaggaag GGGGTGTTGCCCTTGGTTGGGAGCGGAGCCCCATTGGCTGCGGCGGCAATGCTGGGGGGTGTGGGGGCCCTGGAGGAAGAAGAAAAGGAGGAAGATGAAAGAAGAAGAGTGTTTGCTGTGGTCCAGAACTGCACCGTGATACACAACATCGTGGGCCCCGCCTGCATCTTCCTCAGAGAGGCGTTCATTCAGAGCCAGCTC GACAGAGACCTACGGCCAGAAGAGATTGAAG AGCTGAAGGAGGCGTTTGGGGAGTTTGATAAGGATAAAGATGGCTACATCAGCTGTAAGGAACTGGGAGAGTGCATGAGGACTATGGGGTACATGCCTACTGAGATGGAGCTCATCGAACTCAGCCAGAACATct GTGGCGGCAGAGTGGACTTTGAGGACTTTGTGGAGCTGATGGGTCCTAAAATGTTGGCAGAGACAGCAGACATGATAGGAGTGAAGGAGCTCAGGGATGCTTTCAAAGAA TTTGACTCTAACGGGGACGGTCAGATCAGCCTGGCTGAACTGAAGGAGGCCATGAAAAAGCTGGTGGGGGAGCAGCTCAACCAACCAGAGATCGACGAGATCCTCCGAGACGTCGACCTCAACGGGGACGGCCTGCTCGACTTcgagg